In Aequorivita sp. H23M31, a single window of DNA contains:
- the dusB gene encoding tRNA dihydrouridine synthase DusB: protein MPKIGNIQLGEFPLLLAPMEDVSDPPFRALCKEQGADVVYTEFISSEGLIRDAAKSVMKLDIYEKERPVGIQIFGAVLESMLRTVEIVEASGPDIIDINFGCPVKKVVCKGAGAGILKDIDLMVSLTDAMVKHTKLPVTVKTRLGWDHDSIRILEVAERLQDVGCQALSIHGRTRAQMYKGDADWKPIAEVKNNPRMHIPIFGNGDVDTPEKAMEMRDKYGLDGAMIGRASIGYPWFFKEVKHYFKTGEHLSPPTMLERVEAARRHLQMAIDWKGEKLGVFETRRHYTNYFKGIPDFKEYRMKMVTSDDAASVFEAFDEVLQVFGDYEFA, encoded by the coding sequence TTGCCAAAAATAGGAAACATACAACTGGGTGAATTTCCATTATTACTCGCTCCAATGGAGGACGTTAGCGACCCACCTTTTCGTGCTTTGTGTAAGGAACAAGGTGCCGATGTGGTTTATACCGAATTTATTTCTTCCGAGGGTTTGATCCGCGATGCGGCCAAAAGCGTTATGAAATTGGATATTTATGAAAAAGAACGCCCTGTTGGCATCCAGATCTTTGGAGCAGTTTTGGAATCCATGCTACGTACGGTGGAAATAGTTGAAGCTAGCGGACCGGATATTATTGATATTAACTTTGGCTGTCCGGTAAAAAAAGTAGTTTGCAAAGGGGCGGGCGCAGGAATTTTAAAAGATATAGATTTAATGGTAAGTCTTACCGATGCCATGGTAAAACATACCAAACTTCCGGTTACCGTAAAAACTCGACTGGGCTGGGATCATGATTCCATTCGAATATTGGAAGTTGCCGAGCGTTTGCAGGATGTAGGTTGCCAAGCCCTTTCCATACATGGTCGCACGCGAGCACAGATGTATAAAGGAGATGCCGATTGGAAACCAATTGCTGAAGTAAAAAACAACCCACGGATGCACATCCCTATTTTCGGGAATGGCGATGTGGATACACCCGAAAAAGCGATGGAAATGCGCGACAAGTACGGATTGGATGGGGCGATGATAGGTCGTGCCAGCATAGGTTATCCATGGTTTTTTAAAGAAGTGAAACATTATTTCAAAACCGGCGAACACTTATCGCCACCAACAATGTTGGAGCGTGTAGAGGCTGCCAGACGCCATCTTCAAATGGCAATAGACTGGAAAGGGGAAAAATTAGGGGTTTTTGAGACCCGTCGTCATTATACCAACTATTTTAAAGGAATTCCAGATTTTAAGGAATACCGAATGAAAATGGTAACCAGTGATGATGCTGCTTCAGTATTTGAAGCTTTTGACGAGGTTTTGCAGGTGTTTGGGGATTATGAGTTTGCTTAA